Proteins encoded by one window of Flavobacterium sp. N502540:
- a CDS encoding DUF6985 domain-containing protein codes for MTTHKYWGKVELDWAGFSSDVTFTNPFFDQQDVEVFLGEEYDEDGEEMEESPTENQLTQFEETYQNFIANIESNLKSIQKKAYERYLKLYAHFYEDSEKSGEPALNIDSLDKHNENIKEIMYLRILDEKTIKVSIRYKLDTEHGLEFKFVNGQIENVGGIAET; via the coding sequence ATGACAACACATAAATATTGGGGAAAAGTAGAACTAGACTGGGCAGGATTTTCTTCGGACGTAACTTTTACGAATCCCTTTTTTGACCAACAGGATGTAGAAGTTTTTTTAGGAGAAGAATATGACGAAGACGGAGAAGAAATGGAAGAATCGCCAACAGAAAATCAATTGACGCAATTTGAAGAAACGTATCAAAATTTTATAGCGAATATTGAAAGTAATTTGAAGAGTATTCAAAAGAAAGCGTATGAAAGATATTTAAAACTATATGCTCATTTTTATGAAGATTCTGAAAAATCAGGAGAACCGGCATTAAATATTGACAGCCTGGATAAACATAATGAAAACATTAAAGAGATTATGTACCTGAGAATTTTAGACGAGAAGACCATTAAAGTATCCATTCGCTACAAACTAGACACAGAACATGGGCTCGAATTTAAGTTTGTAAACGGTCAAATAGAGAATGTTGGCGGAATTGCTGAAACGTGA
- the mreC gene encoding rod shape-determining protein MreC, which produces MRRIFNFLYKNSNGVLFLLLLGFSLGLTIQSHSFHRSKFIGATDLLSGGIYKKVDEIREYINLVNKNDSLVQENAKLLEMLFRKQKEGNAPEIDSIFGIGSDDIIVSKLIRNSYTLQQNYLTINSGLKDGIKSDMGVINNRGIVGVVDKVSQNFALVTSVLNTKSLINAKVKNSNYFGTLSWNGKNAGFVQLIDVPRTSSVKKGDTIVTGGISEIFPENVDIGIVDKTLHENNSFVINVKLFNDMTNLEYMCVLKSIPIKNAKKR; this is translated from the coding sequence ATGCGTCGAATATTTAATTTTTTATATAAAAATAGTAATGGTGTATTATTTTTACTCCTTTTAGGATTTTCCTTGGGATTGACAATTCAATCGCATTCTTTTCATAGAAGTAAGTTCATTGGTGCGACAGATTTGTTGTCCGGAGGAATTTATAAAAAAGTTGATGAAATAAGGGAATACATTAATTTAGTAAATAAGAATGATTCACTAGTGCAAGAGAATGCTAAGTTATTAGAAATGTTATTTCGTAAACAAAAAGAAGGTAACGCCCCAGAGATAGATAGTATTTTTGGTATAGGATCTGATGATATAATTGTATCAAAACTCATTCGTAATTCCTATACACTCCAACAGAATTACCTTACTATTAATTCTGGACTAAAAGACGGTATCAAGAGCGACATGGGAGTAATTAACAATCGTGGTATTGTTGGAGTGGTAGATAAAGTTTCACAGAACTTTGCACTTGTTACAAGTGTCTTAAATACAAAATCTCTTATAAATGCAAAAGTTAAAAATAGTAACTATTTTGGGACTCTAAGTTGGAATGGGAAAAATGCGGGCTTTGTTCAGTTAATCGATGTTCCCAGGACAAGTTCTGTGAAGAAAGGAGATACAATTGTGACAGGTGGGATCTCAGAAATTTTTCCTGAAAATGTAGATATTGGAATCGTCGATAAAACATTACATGAAAACAATTCTTTTGTTATTAATGTAAAGTTGTTTAACGATATGACGAATCTTGAATATATGTGCGTGTTAAAAAGCATACCGATTAAAAATGCTAAAAAAAGGTAA